The Toxoplasma gondii ME49 chromosome XI, whole genome shotgun sequence region GGATGCTTCGCCTTCACCTGAGAAACCAAACAGGAAAATAGCATGCAAACGAGAAAGGCGTATGGTGGCGATGAGCCCAGCAAGACACGTCCgcaaaaaggaaaagcaACGATTGAAATACAGAGTAACTCTGTGTAAATACCCCCGCAAGACTAGGTACATCTAGCTAAGAGTACGCGTCAGCATACAGGGCGTTCTGGTACATTCCGTTCCGAACCGTCCGATCTACAGAACATCCAAAACACGTTCTGCTTACCTGTTccgtcttccctctgttcATCGACTTCATCTACATCATACAAATTCCGCGACTCAGAGTCAAGGTACGGATGGGCCAGCCCCAACTCTCCTTTCACAATTCTCTCCACGAACGTCTCGATGTTCCATGCCTACAAACAATTATACATATGCGCctgcagatatatatatatatatatgcgcattCATATAGGTGTATAGTCTGTGGATGTACGAAATGTGTGCACGGATGACGGCAACAAGCGCGAGCACCAGGAACGATATGTTGTCGAGTCGTTTTCTGTGCTGCTGGGCAAACATGAAATCTAACCAGTTTGCCTTTGGGTAGATCTGCATGGCCGCCTCAGTATGTAAAAACTGTACAGTTGGCCATACGTACGCGTAAAACAGCCTCTCGTCCAATAGCGGACATATACAGTTCCACAAGGAACGCATTACATTCATATAAGCCCCTACAGTCATCGACATGCAACTCTCCGTACATCGTCTCTAcacttacatatatatatatatatatatatatctttaaATACACAGATTTACACCGCATAGAGACCAGATACGGATATCACGAAAGGACGCAATGGCTGGATGAATAGTTTGTATCTCAccgagagagatgcaagcTCAATCGTGACTGTCTGTTGCTGGCAAAGGAAACACGAGGCTCTCGGAGGGTCCACCACTTCGGGAAGAATGAGACGGCCCGCTGCGTCTGGTCGCACTCCTGTTACAAAGGGTTTGACCCAAACCTGAGAACGAATAGACGGAACAAGAATCGACGAGATGACAGGACGAAgcgacaaaagagagaaacggcgcGTGATAGGCTGTGGCGGCAAAAAACGCGGAAAGAGGGAAATATGcgcgtcctttctctctaCTATCTCCCGCGCCGGTGCCACTGACACTTACGTAACGGCAGTTGCTGTCAGACCTGAGAGTCTTCACtggtttcctcttctcgttttcctcctgaGGGGCCTCTCGTCGCTGGTGGCGTAGTCGACCCTCCGAATGAAGAAATTGGAGAAGATGGAACAACTGCACAACCTACCAAATAGCCAGAGGAGATACAAGCTCGACGCGCAAACAGTTGTTTGCCCTTCGCACTTCCTGTACTCCTACGCAACCACCCACAATTCTTCATCAGCACGTCTCGTCGTATGATCACACACACCTCGTTACACACACCCCGTTACACACACCCCTTTGTTTGTCGACAGATTCACCTAGACCAagatatctatatacatatacatgaaCACTCGGATGCGCAGAGGTTACCATATCCAACAGAcgagcgaaagaggaaaacgcatgcatctatAGCCTAGCCTCACGCTTCGCCTTGGGGCACAGAAGCTCACGAGGGAAACCAGCCATCCCGGGCTCTTCGTTTACTCAGCGGCATCAGGTGAGCCAGACAGGTTCATCACTGCCACTTCCCACGAACTGTCGTcgctctgctgcctctcgaATCTGCTCTCCTAGGACAcaagtcgaggaaaagaTGAAAGTTGCACAAGCGGTATCACGCACAAAAAAAGCAGTCTAACCTGAAGAGCGGCGACAACTGCATTGGTCGCAGCGATGGCGGGGATGATAGAGCCGGCAACAGCCTGGATGAACCAGCGGGACTGAAGACCAGAAActtgcagaaaaaaacgtgACAGCGTTCGTGAGCACAAAAGCGGTCCACATCAAGACGACGAGACCGTAGTCGCCGATGAACTGCAGGATACATGACAGCGACCGACCGCATCTTTTTGCGTCATTTCGTGTGTGACCGTTGACGACAGAAACACCCACAAAAGCCGCAGAATAAGGacgctgccttctctttcttggcTCTAGAGACTGGCGCAGACACTGAAATTTGAAGCACTCCTCGAAAGAGAGGTCtgttcgtcgtctccctcaTTTCCCCCGACCGGTTACACTTGTGTTACATGTCGCCTGTCGCCGGGAGGTCTCccttcgcgttttctttaGCGTAAGCTTTCCATCAAtcagttccttctctgtctacCTCTTGTCACTGTGTCAACTCTTTTCTCGGTGTCTAGATCTTCCCTCTTggtctttttcttccctgcGTCTGCCTTGCTCCGGCTCTGCCTTTCCCTTTCGCTGTCACTCTGCATTCGAAATCTCCGACCTTCCTTCCGGATTGCCGCTGACGCGGTGCGTACCTTGAGTGCAATGTGGAAgttgtgcatgcgcaggttGGCAGCGGCGGCGACAAAGTCCATCGCAAGGTCGTCATCCTTGTCGAACGGAATCCCGGCTTCCCGCTTTCCAGTTCCTGCGTTTTCACGCTCTGTTGTTTTCTGGCGTTCAAGGAGACCCAAAAAACTCCGCTCGAAAACCTCCTGGCACTCCTGGACGCTCCACGTCCTCTGGCTCTCTAAtccgctgccttctcctTGAGTGTTTTCTGTCGGAGCAATCGCGTTCTGTTTGGGTCCTTTGTTCGTTGTCTTGGCGTCTTCTGAGGCTCTGCAGTGGCTGGCCTCGAATGTTTCCTTGTCTGTGAGCCCCTGGACGCAGAGTGGAGTAGGGAGCacttcttgttttttcatcgcctctttgttttcctggCTGAGCCTGAGGAGATCGACAATCTGGTCATGAAACAGTTCCTTCATCATCTTCCGACTCATCAGTCGCATGGCCTCTTCCCGCGTCCCCgcgctgtcttctcctgcGCCCTTTTCATGCGTTCCTGGTCGGCtggtctcgtcttctctaccttctgcttctgcagttGAGGAGACATCGAGGAAGGTTCTTAGCTGCTCCTTCAGATCGGAGAGGAGATTTTCGTTGTCCTCCACCCCGAACACGAGTTCGTAAATCATTTTGGCCCACGCAATGCAGTGCTCCGGGCGTTCCGGGCGCTGGCGCAGTGTACAGACCGGGAACCGCTGCTGATCCCTCGGCTTGGCCTCGCAGTCGTAGCAGAGCGTTTCGTTCTTAAGAATCGGCATCACTTGCCCAGAGTACCCGGTGCTTCCCGCCTCAATGAGGGGCAAGTCAGCAGCGATGCAGAGACCGTTCAAATGACGGCGCGCTTTCTGGTTATCCAACGCAGAGATAACCACGTCGTACGTCTGGAGCAACTGAATGGTGAAGTCCGAAGACAGAATGTTCATTTTCTGGCCCACCACACCCCACACGGTCCTTCCGTCGATGCAGACGTCACCTTCCCGCTCTCCGACTCCTTCGGCTTCAGACAAAGGTGCCTGACCGTCCGCATCAGGTCCAGGCTTTCCATCATtgttttcttcactttcctcctctccctcggaGTCGACTTCGCCGgtctgctgcagctgccttAAGGCTCTCGCTCGCTTGCGGGCGAGAGCCTGCCGCTCTGTCGGGGACAGAAGAGCCGAACAAGCGGCCGCTAGGACGAATGCCTTGCTCAAACCTACATGGGcgtttctgaagaagaactgaCGATTCAGATTGCTCACGTCAATCGTGTCAAGGTCGACGACACACAGCCGCCGAAAACCGGACAGGAGAAGATCCTTGCAAACTTCACAGCCTATTCCTCCCGCACCGACGACAAGAACACGAACATtcgaaagacgaagaggagcagaagaagaatggGAATGACAGGCGGGAGACAAGGTCGGCACCAGGAGAGGATTGAATATAGCGCTCACAGACGACGCAGGTGCCATGACGACATGCAGGGGACAGGCGGGAGAACGGGGAAGAACGCTCAGATCACGTGCCACAGCAGAGTTGCTTCGGACTAAAAGACAACGCGTCACATTAAACAGACCGGGAGACGGATGAATGAAGAAGACATGGACCCAGAGTCAGGTGTGATCTCGGACTCAGAGAAATACAAACGCCTACTGTTCTCTGTTGGgccgagtgcatgcagtcgccaAGACACGGAAATACACGTCTGAAGAAGCACTTTTTTCAATTCATAGCTTTAACAAATGAAAGGTAAGGAATCTAGTCGCGCTTTGATTGCGTGGAAAAGTGGTAACGCTTGAGAAAGGAATGCGATGTGTTCAGGTAGTTGCTGGACAGCGAGAGCCAGTTGCATGTACAGCCACGAGCATCGAAATCGCCAACCGTGTGTGCATGTAGACGCTAAAGAAAAACCACAGCGAGGTATAGTGATTTGGCTCCATATTTGTTATTCTTGCTTTTGGGTACGAGGTTATCTCCAAGATCGGTGGCAGTCTGCGTGCAATGAAAACCGACACCTCTGTCCAGCTACTACGCGATACACCAACGTCCCGAATGACTGTGTATTGGCAACCCATTTGTTCCATCTTCACCACGGCAGTGACGAAAGCCGAACAGTCCACGGGGAAGGTTGGTTGCCAGACAGAATACGAAGACTATCAAGCCGCGGTAATCATAGAGTGGCGcatgaagagaaaaaccgaGCGAGTTCCCCTGAAATAAAACCGCAATACAAAGTGCCAGGCAGCCGTTCACCCGGAGAGTTCGATTGTTTTGGTAAGTTTCCCTTACCTCTATATTCATCCGCTGTCTTCACTGTGTTTGCCTGGTAATTTAACGCAGAAATGGCACCCGGCGGAGGGATGTAACATGGGTGTAGCCTCCCGAAGATTCCGACCGGCTAGGTTTCGGAGCGGGCAGTCCCAGCTACACATAACGTAAAGAAACGACTAGTGTTGAATGATTCTTTTGCTTCAGGAGTGTCGCCTCAAGGTACAAAGCGACAAAGACACAGGGATCGGGAACGCAATTCTGCGTTCCGGTGTATAtatttttttctctgtgctttGCGGGAGGAAGCGGCGGGTCGAACGGCAGCACCGACGAACAGGGAATTACTTTGAAGATAATCGCGTGTGAATCGTGAGCAATGTTAAATCAAACCGTTTGCACCACGTAGGCTGATAGGATCCCCCAACTCAATGGAGTGTTTACGCGCAGTGATGTTTACAATCGAGCGAGGGAAGTACCATCTACAGGAGAATTTAGAGATACTGTTGAATATTTGATTCGTGTAATTCACGTGGTAGGGAGACGAAAGTCAGGCTTCATGATCTTGCCACACGTGAGAAGTATCCTGTTGTTTGAAGAGCTGTCGCTCCCGGAGCATGGCGCAGCCGTAACACAACCAAAGCACTATCACCGGCGGTGAACTTTCCTCGAAATAGACGACAGGCACTCATCAATAATAATTCTTAAGGAAGAGTTCTCAATTGCATACATTTCGGGCAAAGCGAACCTGTTTGTTGTGTGGCGTCGTGATGCGTTTTTCTTACAACTGTCGCGTCAAGTGTGTGACGCAGGAAGCGATGAATATAGTCGTGCCTGCTTTCTAGCGTACACGGAACCGAGAAGTAACACTCGCATTATTGGTTCCTTATTGGGTCACTGCAGATAACAGTATATGGTTTATTTCCCAACAGGCACATATATCGTACACCGAATTTAATACCCATGTCATGCATGCTCATCCGGCTTGCGTATGTACATAAGCATATTTGAATCTCAACGTGTGAGCAATTGAACATATTCTCGGCCGGAACACAAAATGAAAGCGTCTACATCTCCTACAAAAACAAATAATGCCCCCCAGTCTTTGAACTGTATTGTCGGTGGCCAGTGATCTAGTGACATGGTGGCTTCACTCATCCACATACGGTTGCACGGTAGCTTAATCGATTTGACTCCGTTGCGGTCTTCGGCTGTGCTTCCTTTCAATGATTGTAGGTGATGAAGAACGTCACTGGAACACGAACAAAACAATGTAACTCACTGTCTTTCCCCGAACACAGCCAGACGATTTATTTACACTGGCTTCTAACATGTGAATGCCATCGAATACAGACGGATCGATTATCCAAAAAAAGCCGTTGGCATCCTCACAAGTTTCGACACCTATGAAACGGCTACACTTTCTAACTCCCCAAAGCCTTCCGCACTGAACGGACTACGTGAGAAGCCTATTCATACACGCATTCTTGTGTGAACCTATTTACGATTCACTCGGTAAAGTAGATGAGGCAGATACGAAGCTCCTTCTGTCACCACTGTCCACGTGGACAGATCAACTTCATGAGATGAATCATCACAGGCACGCATATGCATTCGTGCTTCCGTCTGGCTTAACGGGATTCCATGGTAGTAGATGGTTTGTGTCCGGCCTCTTCAAGAATTCTCTGCAACTGGCGGGAGAATGGGCAATACAGGTAATACAGCCTCTTCACTTTTTAGACTTCGCCGTCCTGTGCACCCCGCCTACGCCTCTTGAATGAGTTTCCGAAACTGTCGCGAAGAGAGAATCAAGTCCTAATGACCGGAGGCCGATGCAAAGATCATGGAAGCAGGGTCCGTGGCGGCGGGAGCATGTACCACAGATGACAGCTGTCGGGTTCCTGGGCGGGACGGCTCCAATTATGTGGTGGGGATGTTTTGCTTTCATCTCCATGAACCActgctggagaaaaagaccaGGGAGTCGGAAACTTGCGGCATCTGGCTAAGGCTACTCCGGGCTGTCCCCATACCTCGCTCGATGTATCTTTGAACATCCTTCCCTCTGAAGAGAGCTTCAGTGCAGTGGGAGAGACTGGTCCACCGCTGGCAGCTGAACTAGCCAACCCCTCAGCGGGGAACACCTCACATACGGCCCCGCTGCAACCTCGGCAAACGCAGCACGCACAAAACGGACACTGGCAAGCGGAACAGCCTATGAATGTTGTTGATGGGCAGGTTGATGGCGTGTTCATATGCTGACCCTGCCACGGGCTCTCCGggcgtctgctgcttccgGCAGAAATCGACATACAGGAGCAGCCTGAGAGGAGAGTGTTGTCCTCACCCTCTGAATCGCGAACCACACAGAAATTTGGTTCATCCACCGCCTCACCTCGACAGGGGCCTGTGATTGGGCACGCACAACAGCCCAGCCTTGTTGAAATCGCCGGTGACGCATGTGCGCTTGGTCCACAGACGCACGTAGGGCTTCGGGCAGTGTCTCCACAGGATCTTTCGCCAGCAACACATGTGCTGGTGTGGGCTGACTCCCTGGGAGATCTGCTCAAGGAGAGTGGGCTCAAATCTGCTGGAAAGCATGAGTGGTTACAAGGTATCCTCAGAGGACTACTGGCATAGGACTGCGGGGGGTGACTTTGTCCACTGATGTGCGCGTCGAAACACGAAGAACTAGCCTGGTCACAAAATTCGTACGAACCACAAGCTGGTGGGCTCAGAGCGACCACAGAGTTCTGCCACTGTGTTTGTCCCAAGCCCACCGTACCTCCCAGAGAATCATCATTCCTCGCATGAGAGTCAACATTGACAAGAACACCCGAGCGCGGAGAGTGGAAGAAGTCATCCGATGGCAGCAGACGATGTGGGAGACATGTGCCCGTCCAAATGTGAGGCAGTGGGAGACAGAGCGGAAACACGACATTATTGTCTTCCGTGTGAGACAAGAGTCCTGAAGCCGAACATCTGGATGTCGCTGTTTTGGGGCCAAACACAGATCCTGTAGAGCAATAGTGCTGGTACAGCTGACGAATTGTAGGGCGCTTTGACGGGTCATTTTGCAGGCACCATCGACAGAAGGGTACAACCCATGGATACGTCGAAGTCACACTTGGAGGAAAGCGTCCATCGCGAGCATTACGGAAATTCATGGCCTGCTCCATAGCTGTGTTGCACCTTGTAAACAAATCTAGAACAATGAGACCCAAAGCCCATATATCCACTGAGAAGTCATATCTCCCGCCTTGAAGTTGCTCTGGTGGCGCATAAGCTCTAGTCCCCACTCCTGCTGTTCGTTTCTCGAACAGTGCCGGCACGGTGGGAGGACCGTCTCGAGGTGTGCATGGAAGAGAGGGGCATCGATGTCGGGCTGTGTTTTCATGGCAAGGAATGGAGCACATATCTGCGATGGTTTTACTTTCGTGTACTGCTGttgctcctcctctcccgcctcggTCCCGCCCGCCACATAAGAATTCGGGAGATACGCAACGGGCTTTCTGTCGGGTTTCTTCGTTGAGGTATGCAGGCGATGCCTGAGATAGTGACCGCGAGAGACGCCACCCGCGAGACTGTGTCGtgttctctgttcctttAACGGGATTTTGGCAACGAACAGAGGGGCAACATGACGACGAATCCTTCGCGTTCGCCCCCCTCGCAGCCCAGCCTTGGTTACCGTCGTTCATTTCTTCAGATAGGCATGGCAGTCGCTCAATAGTCCCTTCAGGTATGCCCGAAGTCACCATGTTTGTCTGTGGGACTGTCACTTGATTGTAACATTCGTCAATCGTACCAATGCGTTGCTCGGGGGAACGCCGGAATTCATGGCGACGCCTGCCTGATTGACTCGTTTCGGGAACAAGGTGGGTTGTACCTTGACCAGTGCCCCTTTCCGGGGTACTTACACGAGCGGAGTTGGGCAGACCCGTCTCCGGTGAGAAACCATCAGTACGGGAGCTTACGCAAGATTTCTCCCCGCCACTTTTCGGCGAATGTCGATCCGCATCAAGTCGCAGTTCTACCTTGTCACCCTCCTCAAAACTGTCACAGAGATGACAATATGGGTCTCTACAAGTAGTGGGTGCCCGACATCGCCGACTGCAGCAGGGTCCTCCTGCGGTCCCACAGCATCCGCCACCCTCCATCGAGGCTGCGAAACCCATCCGCGGGCTCCACAAGTTGCTTTCATGCATGCTACCTGCCACGCAACTACATGGACTATGCAGCGGTACTACCGAAGTTGGCCAGTGGAGACCAGAATGATTTCGACAACGCGGAACGGGGATTTGACTGCGTCTGTGCGGTGAGTTGCACGGACTGTGAACACAGCCAGAAATGTCAAGCGACaaatggagaggagacggacaaACGGTTTTAACAGGAGACGCACAGCAACTGAAGTGACCCGTCTGCCATCCACAGCTGCAGGTTCGCGCTGGAGTACTTGCAAGCCTGGGCGTCCCGGAAATACTTGCTGGTAAGGATACGTGCTTCATGCAGCTGGGCGCCATACTTAGCCTGGTGGTGTCGTGGTGTCCTGAGCAGCCACCGCAGCACACATGACGACAAGTGGGGGACCCTATTGACGGCGTCGCCGTTAATGAGTTCGCTCTCTTCCCATCGCTGAAGCAGTCACTGTTGCTTTGAACCCAATCCTCATGCATTTTCATTGCCCCATGAACAGCAACCACTGTTTGTACCTTGACGGTATCGCAGCCATTCGGTGGATGCTCAAAGGCGTCTGGGCCAAGACATGCCCCTGAATTCGGTGACTCATGTGGAGTAGAAGCCACGTTGCTGAGGAAGCTTTCACGCGGCAATATCGTAGTCTCACTTTTTTCGAGATCGCGTcggagagcggagaagacgggaCTTTGACAATTGGGAAGGCCTTCCCACGTTGTTCGAGGAGTCAGGCAAGCAGCATGTGACCTCTGTACGTTGGCGAGACTGGGTACCTCTCCGACCACGGGTGATACGCTGCTTaatgcttctttcttcagtttTGTGGGGTCGTTCCTGGGCTTCTGCATGACCAAAGAAGAGGGCTCTACATGTTCCACTGCACCTGTGGGAAGCTCCGAAGGACACAGACCGGGAAAATTTTCTGGACTGAGAGAAattttctctctgtcaacAGACTTCCGCTCTTGCTCGCCGACGCCGGAAATCAgagttgttctctctgcaagGAGTGAGCTTCTCCCTGCGCTTGACATCTCACTGTGAGGGCCCCGTTTCGGATACTCAGGACATGAGACGCACGGCGTTTCTCCGGGAGAGCTCTGAAGAACCTGAGTCTTGTACAGAGTGCCATCTTGAACACTGGAGTGTGGCCGAGTTCCGCCCGCTAAGGGCGTTGCTGAGAGAAATGGAGTAATTGGAAGCGGGTGGAGGTTGTGCGTGCTTCTACGGTGATAGTGTTGttgttcctcttttcccAGGTTTTGGTGTCCAGCTGTGTTCGCTCTACTAATTCTCATCTGCgcactctcttctccccctttgAGTACTTCTTTCACTCCCCTGCTGCCACCATAAAGCACATCAGAGGAAGCACCCTGACAATCTTCATCCTGTTCTCCATAAACTCTCTTGCTATCGGGAGTTGCTGAATTTGGGGTCACAATCGAGGAGCAGTTCTTTGAGGAAATGTCCTTTTCGAACAATCCCCTGTTACGGTCTGAGCTGGGAACTTGTTTCATGTCTTCACTAAAGGCAAGGCCGAAGTCGCCAATTTTGACAACTCCGGTCTCCTTGTCGATGAAAATATTCGATGGCTTCAGGTCGCGATGCATGACCCCTGCACTGTGGCACTGATAAAGTCCTGAGATAATCATCGCCACaatttcctcgtttctttccggATCAACTTCTGGCGTCTGTGCAATATACTCGTCGAGACTCATCCCGCAGTACTCCATCTGGATATACAGCGACACGGCAACTTTGCATTGATTGCGCTCACACGGATAAGAAAGACCGAGGAAGTGCCGCCGGCTGAGAGAAAGGTCAGGAATGTTTTGCGAGGTGTTGGCCTTGGCCCTCACGCGCCCTCGCATCTCTTTCGATTGGACTCCTTTGATGGCTTCTCGACAGCGCCGCAGATTGACTACCGTCGTTTCCTGCCGGCCGTTGCCTTGCCTCTCACTCTGAGGTAACCGTTTATATCGGAGGGTCTCCGAAGAATTAACGCCTCCGGTGAGGGGCTGTGGGGAGGGGTGTCGTTTTCTGTGGTACGATAATCTTGGTGATGGGAGCGAAACGTCTTGGTTTCGTATGGAAACACCATTTCCATCATCGTGAATCGTTGACCGATGGCATTCTGTCAGAACTGCGTGTGTCCCTATAGCAGACTGCTTCAACCCAGcgcttgctgtctcttccaggTTCCTACGTTCCCGAACATCTACCGCTTTTGCAGCTGTCCCCTGTACCGGG contains the following coding sequences:
- a CDS encoding ThiF family protein (encoded by transcript TGME49_311500), producing the protein MAPASSVSAIFNPLLVPTLSPACHSHSSSAPLRLSNVRVLVVGAGGIGCEVCKDLLLSGFRRLCVVDLDTIDVSNLNRQFFFRNAHVGLSKAFVLAAACSALLSPTERQALARKRARALRQLQQTGEVDSEGEEESEENNDGKPGPDADGQAPLSEAEGVGEREGDVCIDGRTVWGVVGQKMNILSSDFTIQLLQTYDVVISALDNQKARRHLNGLCIAADLPLIEAGSTGYSGQVMPILKNETLCYDCEAKPRDQQRFPVCTLRQRPERPEHCIAWAKMIYELVFGVEDNENLLSDLKEQLRTFLDVSSTAEAEGREDETSRPGTHEKGAGEDSAGTREEAMRLMSRKMMKELFHDQIVDLLRLSQENKEAMKKQEVLPTPLCVQGLTDKETFEASHCRASEDAKTTNKGPKQNAIAPTENTQGEGSGLESQRTWSVQECQEVFERSFLGLLERQKTTERENAGTGKREAGIPFDKDDDLAMDFVAAAANLRMHNFHIALKSRWFIQAVAGSIIPAIAATNAVVAALQVVQLFHLLQFLHSEGRLRHQRREAPQEENEKRKPVKTLRSDSNCRYVWVKPFVTGVRPDAAGRLILPEVVDPPRASCFLCQQQTVTIELASLSAWNIETFVERIVKGELGLAHPYLDSESRNLYDVDEVDEQREDGTGEGEASPLKQPLTNFGIVSGTILTATDFSRGDFQCNLLILERSELGEKNKDDPHIFRLVRESGASSTAEKETQVSQGDKATAEQKTQEPAARKEDQKGDNLEDDNHVGRNRQEKRPRDETSQATSTERQTLGNAADVEIVVLDDQEHGESPVAYPKAKKRKEVSPSCEDAEIIIDDDDE
- a CDS encoding eIF2 kinase IF2K-B (encoded by transcript TGME49_311510~Gene product name based on ToxoDB Community Expert Annotation.), producing the protein MSASSVSSEQETGQMFTNKLAKLLLRVCTVHDGDTHDETKMASNAGLPSNSEEDSCKTVDYAFTSRSAFPGSEGTTFVSSVCRSSSSGPSSLLQFPPSSPFNICHRVCDRKRESKQTRAVLFLPQPGISSCTLETAEDGERDDLLRDRDKWRMPDEGRAEEKDEGSVERQKHTAEERKTTLGRQEREVDIKERDSSIQESSLVIFEGSTGHPAPRSSTESVGRPTRSEHDACSAQTSFRSDLASRLRKQGVFHHTSAQLCRRQGASGDFRCRKRGEGAAKRKKMASRGNGDGGDSDSNPTLSSQRLCKDFTSIVVAGRGGCGRVLKATHVLDGQTYAIKEIKFAANREHLDAHMAVFLREVLCLRRLDAHPNIVRYFNSWVEVSPPPLTPENAIDHTSPLASQDQVPVGAKTTCVRSPLRPSMRGHLAGHKIKVFKDDTLRWNEAEGGDAGEGSDEKMSQTPQIRYSSCGLDPECEQVCDRNPDHGGRNQNRVQAFSGSQLITACNGALAEEDKEVTDKSKMPGPCPSRDRPPCVSFPTGRPKMSTRSTIQIGHNKHMTLPPTTLTVTGARLRSCSNCPRGANAPFENTQRACLRKEGLPCKVTEFFPVQHGCSDLCAESPEEVDRRVRRTTTKESGKKGEGKNADSHSAGAGWAAMRGETRNGTCRRNHVSESLNAELETISKDFLRLHNTVSRRLVVSNTHDGNDDVLPPSCNDQSYALGQETGASATDCERWSDGGTQEQEADSREAPRDKENWGYDVAKQWTEDVGKQETEEESVHRNGQGTSIAFQNVGHAFACINSNRNDEVKGLEIALEAREEREDAHRPWTRHTGDMQSPPDGETSPKAREKGGTYNAPSWYRDPGKSGGEALRDKDDKYSYTTGKHPPESSSTVWSDGHTVTGADWTSVRTESRPAVRESIRNMGKKDGTKILVCDDFWPCYEFYSDDNGEDGLQIVFAEVDPGGVVSCTRKDGVQENEENAAGLKCTVDVTSRSSGVPPVSENTLVVSTQHSPTGKSDIRSRETERRGSGMVEMGERLMNQMANEVILQEKVCPFLQPSSRMPWDISLFAVGGVAASDKGEGTPESYRNHHATMSMADMKERSYKPRTRRHSCGYPRYPKERLCARRGRSQSFTASSDRLPDEAVVESKEEAQHTPVQGTAAKAVDVRERRNLEETASAGLKQSAIGTHAVLTECHRSTIHDDGNGVSIRNQDVSLPSPRLSYHRKRHPSPQPLTGGVNSSETLRYKRLPQSERQGNGRQETTVVNLRRCREAIKGVQSKEMRGRVRAKANTSQNIPDLSLSRRHFLGLSYPCERNQCKVAVSLYIQMEYCGMSLDEYIAQTPEVDPERNEEIVAMIISGLYQCHSAGVMHRDLKPSNIFIDKETGVVKIGDFGLAFSEDMKQVPSSDRNRGLFEKDISSKNCSSIVTPNSATPDSKRVYGEQDEDCQGASSDVLYGGSRGVKEVLKGGEESAQMRISRANTAGHQNLGKEEQQHYHRRSTHNLHPLPITPFLSATPLAGGTRPHSSVQDGTLYKTQVLQSSPGETPCVSCPEYPKRGPHSEMSSAGRSSLLAERTTLISGVGEQERKSVDREKISLSPENFPGLCPSELPTGAVEHVEPSSLVMQKPRNDPTKLKKEALSSVSPVVGEVPSLANVQRSHAACLTPRTTWEGLPNCQSPVFSALRRDLEKRHHDTTRLSMAPSCMKHVSLPASISGTPRLASTPARTCSCGWQTGHFSCCASPVKTVCPSPLHLSLDISGCVHSPCNSPHRRSQIPVPRCRNHSGLHWPTSVVPLHSPCSCVAGSMHESNLWSPRMGFAASMEGGGCCGTAGGPCCSRRCRAPTTCRDPYCHLCDSFEEGDKVELRLDADRHSPKSGGEKSCVSSRTDGFSPETGLPNSARVSTPERGTGQGTTHLVPETSQSGRRRHEFRRSPEQRIGTIDECYNQVTVPQTNMVTSGIPEGTIERLPCLSEEMNDGNQGWAARGANAKDSSSCCPSVRCQNPVKGTENTTQSRGWRLSRSLSQASPAYLNEETRQKARCVSPEFLCGGRDRGGRGGATAVHESKTIADMCSIPCHENTARHRCPSLPCTPRDGPPTVPALFEKRTAGVGTRAYAPPEQLQGGRYDFSVDIWALGLIVLDLFTRCNTAMEQAMNFRNARDGRFPPSVTSTYPWVVPFCRWCLQNDPSKRPTIRQLYQHYCSTGSVFGPKTATSRCSASGLLSHTEDNNVVFPLCLPLPHIWTGTCLPHRLLPSDDFFHSPRSGVLVNVDSHARNDDSLGGTVGLGQTQWQNSVVALSPPACGSYEFCDQASSSCFDAHISGQSHPPQSYASSPLRIPCNHSCFPADLSPLSLSRSPRESAHTSTCVAGERSCGDTARSPTCVCGPSAHASPAISTRLGCCACPITGPCRGEAVDEPNFCVVRDSEGEDNTLLSGCSCMSISAGSSRRPESPWQGQHMNTPSTCPSTTFIGCSACQCPFCACCVCRGCSGAVCEVFPAEGLASSAASGGPVSPTALKLSSEGRMFKDTSSEVWGQPGVALARCRKFPTPWSFSPAVVHGDESKTSPPHNWSRPAQEPDSCHLWYMLPPPRTLLP